In a single window of the Porites lutea chromosome 14, jaPorLute2.1, whole genome shotgun sequence genome:
- the LOC140924103 gene encoding proliferation-associated protein 2G4-like translates to MADKGSDSGEEEDPTIAEDVVVTKYKMAGDMANRILKKIIEAATAETTARTLCQLGDNLIDEETGKVYKKEKELKKGIAFPTCISVNNCVCHFSPLMSEPDITLQDGDLVKIDFGVHIDGYIAVIGHTIVVGASKDNKVTGRKADVIQAAYLASEVAQRLVKAGNENYTVTDQIQKVAEAFQCKPVEGMLSHQLKRNIIDGEKQIILNPSEQLRKDHPKCEFAVHDVFAVDILVSTGDGKTKDKDTRTTVYKKTENAYSLKMKASRVFFSDVCNKFTSMPFTLRAFEDEKKAKMGVVECRQHGLVEPFNVLWEKEGEYVAQFKFTLLLMPNGTSRITQGPFDPEIIQSEYSIQDEEIKGILATSASRKTQKKKKKKASNKASDAVAAETKNDAEADN, encoded by the exons atggCAGATAAAGGAAGCGATTCGGGCGAAGAAGAAGATCCTACTATTGCCGAGGATGTCGTTGTTACGAAATACAAGATGGCCGGCGATATGGCAAACC GTATACTTAAGAAAATCATAGAGGCTGCAACTGCAGAAACTACAGCACGAACCCTTTGTCAGTTAGGAGATAACCTTATCGATGAAGAAACTGGTAAAgtgtataaaaaagaaaaagaactcaaGAAAG gtATTGCATTCCCAACATGCATCTCAGTAAACAACTGTGTTTGTCATTTTTCACCTCTTATGAGTGAGCCGGATATCACTTTACAGGATGGAGACCTTGTCAAGAT AGACTTTGGTGTTCATATTGATGGATATATTGCAGTAATTGGACATACAATTGTTGTGGGAGCATCAAAA GACAATAAAGTGACAGGTCGCAAAGCTGATGTGATTCAAGCAGCATACTTAGCTTCTGAAGTAGCTCAAAGACTCGTCAAGGCAGGTAATGAG AACTATACAGTAACAGATCAAATACAAAAAGTAGCAGAGGCATTTCAATGCAAGCCTGTTGAAG GTATGTTATCGCATCAACTGAAACGAAACATTATAGatggagaaaaacaaattattctCAATCCATCAGAGCAACTCAG GAAGGACCATCCCAAATGTGAGTTCGCTGTACATGATGTGTTTGCAGTCGACATCCTTGTCAGCACAGGAGATGGGAAGACTAAAGATAAAGACACCCGAACAACAGTttacaagaaaactgaaaatgCATACAGCTTGAAAATGAAGGCATCTAGAG TTTTCTTTAGTGATGTGTGTAACAAATTTACCAGTATGCCTTTTACACTTCG AGCATTTGAAGATGAGAAGAAGGCAAAAATGGGTGTAGTGGAGTGCAGGCAGCACGGTCTTGTAGAACCCTTTAATGTCCTTTGGGAAAAAGAAG gTGAATATGTAGCACAGTTTAAATTCACACTGTTACTAATGCCCAATGGCACAAGCAG GATAACACAAGGGCCATTTGATCCAGAAATAATTCAGTCAGAGTATTCAATACAAGATGAGGAAATCAAG GGTATCCTTGCAACATCAGCAAGtcgaaaaacacaaaagaagaagaaaaagaag GCATCAAATAAAGCAAGTGATGCGGTTGCAGCAGAAACTAAGAATGATGCTGAAGCTGACAACTAA
- the LOC140924296 gene encoding carboxy-terminal domain RNA polymerase II polypeptide A small phosphatase 1-like, translating to MDSTSIITQVTRDDESVEVNPYNQVKLPGSLSKKPRSRNIFSSFFCCFGAQSTAAGSPCTTVSHSNHNHNHNDNSITEDKTDSKPCKYLLPAVRHQDMHKKCVVIDLDETLVHSSFKPVHNADFIVPVEIDGTIHQVYVLKRPHVDEFLQRVGELFECVLFTASLSKYADPVADLLDKWGTFRARLFRESCVFHRGNYVKDLSKLGRDLKHVLIVDNSPASYSFHPENAVPVVSWFDDFSDMELLELIPLLEKLNEVDDVCAFLRNDNVNTLKTRCHPFDTS from the exons ATGGACAGCACGTCCATTATAACGCAGGTTACAAGGGACGATGAGTCTGTGGAGGTGAACCCGTATAATCAAGTCAAGT TACCTGGTTCACTCTCCAAAAAGCCGAGAAGTCGGAACAtattttcttcgtttttctgCTGTTTTGGCGCCCAATCGACAGCTGCTGGAAGTCCGTGTACAACTGTTTCGCACTCCAATCACAACCACAACCACAATGATAATTCGATCACCGAAGACAAGACTGATTCGAAG CCCTGTAAATATCTCCTTCCTGCTGTCAGACACCAGGATATGCATAAGAAATGTGTAGTTATAGACCTTGATGAAACACTAGTACATAGCTCATTTAAG CCTGTTCATAATGCAGATTTTATTGTCCCTGTTGAGATCGATGGCACAATACACCAG GTGTATGTGTTAAAACGGCCCCATGTGGATGAATTTTTACAAAGAGTTGGCGAGCTTTTTGAATGTGTTTTATTCACGGCCAGcttatcaaag TATGCTGACCCAGTTGCAGACTTGCTGGACAAGTGGGGGACATTCCGTGCAAGACTTTTTAGAGAGTCTTGTGTATTTCACAGAGGAAACTATGTAAAG GATTTGAGTAAACTGGGACGAGATTTAAAGCATGTTTTAATTGTGGATAATTCACCAGCGTCATACAGTTTTCACCCAGAGAATGCG GTCCCAGTTGTGTCTTGGTTTGATGACTTTTCAGACATGGAGCTTTTAGAATTGATACCCCTTCTGGAGAAGTTAAATGAAGTCGATGACGTGTGTGCATTTTTGAGAAATGACAACGTGAATACTTTGAAGACAAGGTGCCATCCTTTTGACACCAGCTGA